The Stenotrophomonas sp. ZAC14D1_NAIMI4_1 DNA segment CTGGGCAGCTGGTGGGCGTACTACGAGCTGGGCTGGGGCGGCTGGTGGTTCTGGGACCCGGTGGAAAATGCCAGCTTCATGCCGTGGCTGGTCGGCGCCGCGCTGATCCACTCGCAGGCCGTCACTGAAAAGCGCGGCACCTTCGGCAGCTGGACCCTGCTGCTGGCCATCGCCGCCTTCGCGCTGTCCCTGCTTGGCACCTTCCTGGTGCGCTCGGGCGTGCTGACCAGCGTGCACTCGTTCGCCGCCGATCCCTCGCGCGGCCTGTTCATCCTCGTCTTCCTCTCGCTGCTGGTCGGCGGCAGCCTGCTGCTGTACGTGCTGCGCGCCAGCGGACTCAGCGTGGACGCCGGTGATCCGCGCCGTGGCTTCACCGCCACCTCGCGAGAAACGCTGCTGCTGGCCAACAACCTGCTGCTGGCCACGGCCTGCGCGATGGTGCTGCTGGGCACGCTGTACCCGCTGCTGGCCGACGCGCTGTCGCTGGGCAAGATCTCGGTCGGCCCGCCCTACTTCGGCAGCCTGTTCCTGCTGCTGATGGCACCGATGGTGCTGCTGCTGCCGTTCGGCCCGCTGGTGAAGTGGCAGCGCGACCAGCCATCGCGTGCATTCGCGCTGCTTGCACCGTGGCTGGGGCTGGCCGTGTTGCTGGGCGCGCTGGCGTGGTGGCAGGCGCCGCAGAACGGCTGGAAGGCCGGCCTCGGCGTGGCCGCCGCCGCCTGGGTCGGGCTGGGTACCGTGCGCTTCGTCTGGCAGCGCCTGCGCGGCAATGGCCGCTTCACGGCCGAGATGCTCGGCATGATCGTCGCCCACGCCGGCATCGCGGTTTTCCTGGCCGGCGCGCTGCTGGTGGAAGCGCTGAACGTGCAGCGCGAAGTCGCGCTGGCGCCGGGCCAGCAGGTGGTGGTCGGTCGCCACGAAGTGCGCTTCGAAGGCGTGGACCATCGCGAAGGCCCCAACTTCACCGCCGATCGCGGCCACCTGCGGGTGTTCCGCAACGGTCGCGAACTGGCCCTGCTGCACCCGGAAAAGCGCCAGTACGCCAGCGGTGGCCAGGTGATGACCGAAGCCGGCATCGATGCACGCCTGAGCGGTGATGTCTACGTGGCATTGGGCGAGCCGCTGGGCAACAATGCATGGGCGGTACGGGTCCACATCAAGCCGTTCATGCGCTGGATCTGGCTGGGCGCGCTGCTGATGGCCCTGGGCGGATTCATCACCGCCGCCGACCGCCGTTTCCGCCGTCCGTAGGAGTTTCCATGTCCGAGTCCCCCGCCCCGCGTCCTTCCCGCCCGCTGCCGCCGGTAGCCATCGTGATCGGCGTGCTGTTCTTCTTCGGCCTGCTGGGGCTGATGATCTACGGGGTGATGAAATCGGGCGACCCGCAGCGCGACGTGCTGCCGTCGGCGCTGATCGACAAGCCGGCACCGGCCTTTGCGCTGCCGGTGCTGCACGATCCCAGCATGACCGTGCGCAGCGAAGAGCTGCGCGGCGCACCCTACCTGCTGAACGTGTGGGGCAGCTGGTGCGCGGCCTGCCGCGAGGAACACCCGGTGCTGACCCGCTTCGCCGAAAGCAAGCGCGTGCGCGTGATCGGCTACAACTGGAAGGATGAACCGACCGACGCGCTGCACTGGCTGGAAACGCTGGGCAACCCGTTCATGGTCGTGCTGAGCGATGTTGAAGGCCGCACCGCCATCGACTGGGGCGTGACCGCCGCGCCGGAAACCTTCCTGGTCGACGGCAGTGGCATCGTGCGCTGGAAGTACAGCGGCGCGATGACCCAGCAGGTGGTGGATGAGAAGCTGATCCCGGCGCTGCAGAAGATCGAGAAGGCCCAGGGCAATGCCGATGCCGGCCTGCACGGCAATCCATAAGCGCGGCCGCGGGCTGCTGCTTGCGCTGCTGATGGCCGCAGCGCTGCCGGCGCTGGCCCAGCAGCCGCTGCACGACCCGCGCCCTCTCGCCTTCCGCGACGCTGCCGAAGAATCGCGCTTCCACGACCTGGCCGCGCAGCTGCGCTGCGTGCAGTGCCAGAACCAGTCGCTGGCCGATTCCAACGCACAGATCGCCCAGGACCTGCGCCGCGAGGTGCTGCAGCTGATGCAGCAGGGCCACGACGACGCGCAGATCAAGCAGTTCCTGGTGGCCCGTTACGGCGAATTCGTGCTGTACCAGCCGCCGCTGCAGCCGGGCACCTGGCTGCTGTGGGGTGGCCCGTTGCTGCTGCTGGGCGCCGGCGGCCTGGTGGTGCTGGGCATCGTCCGCCGCCGTGGCCGCAACGTGGCGCCTGCACCGGCCGGCAACACCGACGAAGGAGATGGCTGGTGAGCAACGCATTGCCGTGGTTGGCTGGCCTGGTGGCTGCGCTGATGGCCGCACTGGTGCTGTGGCCGCTGCGCCAGCAGGGCCGTCGCGGTTTCATGCTGGGCGTGCTGGCACTGGGCGTGGTCGGCGCCTGCCTGTACCTGCTGGTGGGCGACCCGCGCGCCGCACGCATGCAGCCGGCACCATCGGTGGCCACCCTGCGTGATGGCGTGAGCGCACTGCAGCAGGCACTTGAGCGCGATCCGCAGCGTGCCGATGGCTGGGCGCTGCTCGGCCGTTCGCAGAGTGAGCTGGGCAACACCGCTGCAGCGGCCGAGGCCTTCGCCCGCGCCGTGGCCCTCGCCCCGGATGATGCCGGCGTCCTGGTGGAAGCCGCACAGGCGCGCGCACAGGCCGATGCCGGCAAGCAGTTCGACGATACCGCGATGGACTGGCTGCAACAGGCGCGTCGCCTGGCACCGGACGCGGAGCGCGCCAGCTGGCTGCTCGGCATTGCCCTGCGCCAGCGCGGAAAGAACGCCGAGGCGGCCGACGTCTGGAGCAGCCTGCTGCCGCGCCTGGAGCCCGGTGCTGCACAGGCCCTGCAGGCACAGATCGCCATCGCCCGCGAAGCCGCGGGCCAGGCCCCGCAGGCACCGGCCGTGGATGCGCCCGCGCTGCTGCAGGTTCGCGTACACCTGCCCGCATCGCTGGCGCAGGGCGATTGGCCGGCCAGCACCCAGGTATTCGTGCTGGCCCGCGCCGTCGGCGGCCCGCCGATGCCGGTGGCCGCACGCAAGCTGCCGCTGGCGGGTTTCCCGGCCACGGTCGGGCTCGGTGACGGTGACAGCCCGATGCCGACCGCCCCCTTGTCGGCGCACGCCGAAGTGGAGGTGCTGGCACGCATTTCGCGCAGCGGCAGCGCCAACCGCAGCGAAGGCGACCTGCAGAGCGACGTGGTGCGGGTGAAGCTGCCGCATGACGGCGTGGTCGAGTTGCGGTTCCCGTAACGCGCACCGCTGCGCCCGCCGGGCATGGCCCGGCGCTACCCACGCCCCCCCCCCCCCCGCCGCGCGGGGCCCGTCCCGCGCGGCGCACTCGCCGCCCATGTGAACCACCGTGTTGCCCGCTGGAAGCGACCATGCGCCAACCCCAGCGAAGTGGACCTTGAGGGGGACGTGGGGCGGGTGGAGCTGCCGCATGACGGCGTGGTCCACTTGCCGTTCCCCGAACCCGCACCGCTGCGCCCGCCGGGCATGGCCCGGCGCCACCCCCCCCCCCCCCCCCCCGGTAGCGCCGGGCCATGCCCGGCGGATGCATGCGTCGCCAATGGAAACCAGCGTGTCGCCAGGTGCACAGGCTGCCCCGCTAGAATGCCTGCATGACCGAATTCATCCCGCCCGGCACCCGCTTCCATGCCCTGCCCTCGCCCTTCCCGTTCAAGCGCGGCGGCGCACTGCACGGCGCGCGCGTGGCCTATGAAACCTGGGGCACCCTGGCTGCCGACGGTCGCAATGCGATCCTGATCGTCACCGGCCTGTCGCCGGACGCGCACGCCGCCGCCAACGCCGGCAACCCGGCCGCGGGCTGGTGGGAAGCGATGGTCGGCGCCGGCAAGCCCATCGATACCGACCGCTGGTTCGTGGTCTGCGTCAATTCGCTGGGCAGCTGCAAGGGTTCCACCGGTCCGGCGTCGCAGAACCCGGCCACCGGCGAACCCTATCGCCTCGATTTCCCGGAACTGTCGGTGGAAGACGGTGCACGCGCCGCCATCGAGGTGGTGCATGCCCTGGGGATCGCGCAACTGGCCTGCGTGGTCGGCAATTCGATGGGCGGCATGACCGCGCTGGCCGTGCTGATGCTGCAGCCGGGCATCGCCCGCAGCCACGTCAATATTTCCGGCAGCGCGCAGGCACTGCCGTTCTCCATCGCCATCCGCTCGCTGCAGCGCGAAGCCATCCGCCTGGACCCGCAGTGGAACGGTGGGCGTTACACCGAAACCGACTACCCCGAATCGGGCATGCGCATGGCGCGCAAGCTGGGCGTGATCACCTATCGCTCCGCGCTGGAATGGGATGGCCGCTTCGGCCGCGTGCGGCTGGATTCAGACCAGACCGACGATGATCCGTTCGGGCTGGAATTCCAGGTGGAAAGCTACCTCGAAGGCCATGCACGGCGCTTCGTGCGCTTCTTCGATCCGAACTGCTACCTGTACCTGAGCCGCTCGATGGACTGGTTCGACCTGGCCGAGTATGCCGATGGGGACGTGCTGGCGGGGCTGGCACAGATCCGTGTCGAAAAGGCACTGGCCATCGGCGCCAACACCGACATCCTGTTCCCGGTGCAGCAGCAGCAGCAGGTGGCCGACGGCCTGCGTGCCGGCGGCGCCGATGCGCAGTTCATCGGCCTGGATTCACCGCAGGGCCACGACGCCTTCCTGGTCGACTTCGACCGCTTCGGCCCGGCCGTGCGCGGCTTCCTCGACGCGCTGTAAGTGGCCTGGCGGCGCAACCTGGCGTTGGCCGCGTTCGGCGCGCTGGTCGCGCTGACGCTCTGCGCGGTGCTGCCGCTGTGGCTGGGCGGCTGGTGCCTGCTGGCCAGTGCGGTGTCGTTCGGGCTGTACGGGCATGACAAGCGCGCGGCACAGCGCAAGCAGTGGCGCATTCCCGAGCGCACGCTGCAGCTGCTGGCGTTCGCCGGTGGCTGGCCGGGGGCGCTGCTGGGCCAGGCGCTGTTCCGCCACAAGCACCGCAAGGCGGAATTCCAGTGGGTGTTCTGGCTGTGCGTGGTGGCGAACGTCGCATCGATCGCAGTGATGCTGCGCGAATTCGCGCGGTAACCACCCGGAAGGGTAGTGCCGGCCGCTGGCCGGCAAGCTCGTGATGTTCGACGCGGATGCGTGGTTGCCGGCCAGCGACCGGCACTACCGCGATTACGCTTCGCGCTCCAGCACGCCGTCACGCAACCGGTACTGCGC contains these protein-coding regions:
- a CDS encoding heme lyase CcmF/NrfE family subunit is translated as MLPELGQILLLCALLASLLQAGLPLVGAQRGNAAWMAVARPAACAQLLLVAGAFAVLTAAFVQQDFSVRYVAENSNSLLPMIYRYSAVWGAHEGSLLMWALVLALWTGAVALFSRHLPAPVQARVLAVMGVVSVGFLAFLIFTSNPFLRLNPAPLEGRDLNPLLQDPGLIIHPPMLYLGYVGFAVPFAFAVAALLEGRVDARWLRWTRPWTNVAWGFLTLGIALGSWWAYYELGWGGWWFWDPVENASFMPWLVGAALIHSQAVTEKRGTFGSWTLLLAIAAFALSLLGTFLVRSGVLTSVHSFAADPSRGLFILVFLSLLVGGSLLLYVLRASGLSVDAGDPRRGFTATSRETLLLANNLLLATACAMVLLGTLYPLLADALSLGKISVGPPYFGSLFLLLMAPMVLLLPFGPLVKWQRDQPSRAFALLAPWLGLAVLLGALAWWQAPQNGWKAGLGVAAAAWVGLGTVRFVWQRLRGNGRFTAEMLGMIVAHAGIAVFLAGALLVEALNVQREVALAPGQQVVVGRHEVRFEGVDHREGPNFTADRGHLRVFRNGRELALLHPEKRQYASGGQVMTEAGIDARLSGDVYVALGEPLGNNAWAVRVHIKPFMRWIWLGALLMALGGFITAADRRFRRP
- a CDS encoding DsbE family thiol:disulfide interchange protein is translated as MSESPAPRPSRPLPPVAIVIGVLFFFGLLGLMIYGVMKSGDPQRDVLPSALIDKPAPAFALPVLHDPSMTVRSEELRGAPYLLNVWGSWCAACREEHPVLTRFAESKRVRVIGYNWKDEPTDALHWLETLGNPFMVVLSDVEGRTAIDWGVTAAPETFLVDGSGIVRWKYSGAMTQQVVDEKLIPALQKIEKAQGNADAGLHGNP
- a CDS encoding cytochrome c-type biogenesis protein, which gives rise to MAAALPALAQQPLHDPRPLAFRDAAEESRFHDLAAQLRCVQCQNQSLADSNAQIAQDLRREVLQLMQQGHDDAQIKQFLVARYGEFVLYQPPLQPGTWLLWGGPLLLLGAGGLVVLGIVRRRGRNVAPAPAGNTDEGDGW
- a CDS encoding tetratricopeptide repeat protein, translated to MVSNALPWLAGLVAALMAALVLWPLRQQGRRGFMLGVLALGVVGACLYLLVGDPRAARMQPAPSVATLRDGVSALQQALERDPQRADGWALLGRSQSELGNTAAAAEAFARAVALAPDDAGVLVEAAQARAQADAGKQFDDTAMDWLQQARRLAPDAERASWLLGIALRQRGKNAEAADVWSSLLPRLEPGAAQALQAQIAIAREAAGQAPQAPAVDAPALLQVRVHLPASLAQGDWPASTQVFVLARAVGGPPMPVAARKLPLAGFPATVGLGDGDSPMPTAPLSAHAEVEVLARISRSGSANRSEGDLQSDVVRVKLPHDGVVELRFP
- a CDS encoding homoserine O-acetyltransferase translates to MTEFIPPGTRFHALPSPFPFKRGGALHGARVAYETWGTLAADGRNAILIVTGLSPDAHAAANAGNPAAGWWEAMVGAGKPIDTDRWFVVCVNSLGSCKGSTGPASQNPATGEPYRLDFPELSVEDGARAAIEVVHALGIAQLACVVGNSMGGMTALAVLMLQPGIARSHVNISGSAQALPFSIAIRSLQREAIRLDPQWNGGRYTETDYPESGMRMARKLGVITYRSALEWDGRFGRVRLDSDQTDDDPFGLEFQVESYLEGHARRFVRFFDPNCYLYLSRSMDWFDLAEYADGDVLAGLAQIRVEKALAIGANTDILFPVQQQQQVADGLRAGGADAQFIGLDSPQGHDAFLVDFDRFGPAVRGFLDAL
- a CDS encoding DUF1294 domain-containing protein, with translation MAWRRNLALAAFGALVALTLCAVLPLWLGGWCLLASAVSFGLYGHDKRAAQRKQWRIPERTLQLLAFAGGWPGALLGQALFRHKHRKAEFQWVFWLCVVANVASIAVMLREFAR